A single genomic interval of Spirosoma linguale DSM 74 harbors:
- a CDS encoding photoactive yellow protein (KEGG: bpy:Bphyt_1582 photoactive yellow protein) translates to MNQTVHFSDLNLLDWLEKQTNEQLEDAPFGVVRMSRDGIVVAYCKSESHITGISKEYAVGKYYFTQIAPCANNQMVAAKYAQPTLDEELDYILTYVSEPTKVRLRLLKSPESRYQYFLVNRKA, encoded by the coding sequence ATGAATCAAACTGTACATTTCTCCGATTTAAACCTCCTTGACTGGCTGGAAAAGCAGACCAATGAGCAGCTTGAAGACGCTCCTTTTGGGGTGGTTCGTATGAGCCGAGACGGGATAGTCGTTGCGTATTGTAAATCGGAATCACACATTACAGGTATCTCAAAAGAGTACGCTGTGGGCAAGTACTATTTTACTCAGATTGCCCCTTGCGCCAATAATCAGATGGTTGCCGCTAAGTACGCCCAGCCAACGCTCGACGAAGAACTGGACTATATTCTAACCTACGTGAGTGAGCCAACCAAGGTTCGTCTGAGGCTGCTTAAGTCGCCGGAGAGCCGCTATCAGTATTTCCTGGTCAATCGGAAGGCATGA
- a CDS encoding 4-coumarate--CoA ligase (KEGG: ilo:IL2386 4-coumarate-CoA ligase, putative) yields MIWTPANVRRIILDTAGRILQNPHAGLPSAVSPELDLYRDVGLDSISRMELAGYLNEFFGVFDTSVENYLLAGTTLDHWVNCILRARSQVDDSLTFRTSGTSGAARPIRHSMASLLHEAHFLTTLFPRPDRVISLVAANHIYGFIYTVLLPALWDVPLYLLADVPATAITANTLLVGTPFTWEFAYQSLLAGKLLPCRGVSSAAPMSPGLFGQLINASVSLTEIYGSSETGGLGYRHRPDAPFTLFPYVTRLLEEPVRMCRTDTGMSFPVPDRLEWVSPTEVRVLGRLDDSVSIAGVNVYPAAIRQVISECPLVANCDIYAKADVGVQKLYGAVQLRTLTAANREAFLHWVRQHLSAPEIPQNLYIY; encoded by the coding sequence ATGATCTGGACACCCGCCAACGTCCGGCGAATCATTCTCGATACGGCGGGCCGGATTCTGCAAAACCCCCACGCCGGCTTGCCATCGGCGGTTTCGCCGGAACTGGACCTGTATCGGGATGTAGGACTCGACTCCATCAGTCGAATGGAACTGGCCGGTTACCTCAACGAGTTTTTCGGCGTTTTCGACACGTCCGTTGAGAACTACCTGCTGGCCGGAACCACCCTCGACCACTGGGTGAACTGCATTCTGCGAGCCCGCTCACAAGTAGATGATTCCCTGACGTTTCGGACCTCCGGTACCAGCGGAGCCGCCCGGCCCATCCGGCACTCGATGGCGTCGCTGCTGCACGAAGCCCACTTTCTGACAACGTTATTTCCCCGCCCCGATAGGGTTATCAGTCTGGTGGCGGCCAATCATATTTACGGATTTATCTACACGGTCCTGCTCCCGGCGCTCTGGGACGTTCCTTTGTATTTGCTGGCGGATGTCCCGGCAACGGCCATAACGGCCAATACGCTGTTGGTAGGCACCCCTTTTACCTGGGAGTTCGCCTACCAGTCCCTGCTGGCCGGAAAATTGCTGCCGTGTCGGGGAGTATCATCGGCCGCGCCTATGTCGCCGGGCCTGTTCGGCCAGCTCATCAACGCCAGCGTGTCCCTAACGGAAATCTACGGCTCCTCCGAAACCGGTGGGCTTGGGTACCGGCACCGGCCCGACGCGCCGTTTACGTTGTTCCCCTATGTAACCCGGTTGCTGGAAGAACCCGTCAGAATGTGCCGGACCGATACGGGTATGTCTTTCCCCGTTCCTGACCGGCTGGAGTGGGTGTCGCCCACCGAGGTACGGGTGCTTGGTCGCCTGGACGATAGCGTGTCGATTGCCGGCGTCAACGTGTACCCAGCCGCCATCAGGCAGGTGATCAGCGAATGCCCGCTGGTTGCCAACTGCGACATCTACGCCAAAGCGGATGTGGGCGTTCAAAAGCTTTACGGAGCGGTTCAGCTTCGGACGCTGACGGCGGCCAACCGCGAGGCTTTCCTGCACTGGGTCCGGCAGCACCTGAGTGCCCCCGAAATCCCGCAGAATCTGTATATCTATTAA
- a CDS encoding transcriptional regulator, LuxR family (TIGRFAM: RNA polymerase sigma-70 factor; RNA polymerase sigma factor, sigma-70 family~PFAM: Sigma-70 region 4 type 2; regulatory protein LuxR; sigma-70 region 4 domain protein~KEGG: sde:Sde_1442 sigma-24 (FecI-like)): MPLLRSDTEASPALTADSELFIRNAFANDPKLGCELLFRQYFAPLCSHAIRFMYDRQAAEDVVADLFYTFYQKELYKQVRGSYRAYLYQAVRNRAYNCLRWELNRQETLPDDLDPADLDATQPDRLLQQDELYRALEQAVQQLSPQRQRVFLLSRFEGKSYKEIATEMSLSPKTVENHLLRAISAVRQFLRHQKLISWGLLLLTIFS, from the coding sequence TTGCCTTTGCTGCGGAGCGATACCGAAGCCTCACCCGCTCTGACGGCTGACAGCGAGTTGTTCATTCGCAACGCCTTTGCTAACGACCCCAAACTGGGTTGTGAACTGCTCTTCCGGCAATATTTTGCACCCCTTTGCAGCCATGCCATTCGCTTCATGTACGACCGGCAAGCCGCCGAAGATGTCGTGGCCGATCTCTTCTACACCTTCTACCAGAAAGAGCTTTATAAACAGGTCAGGGGATCGTACCGAGCCTATCTCTACCAGGCCGTACGGAACCGGGCCTATAACTGCCTGCGCTGGGAATTGAATCGACAGGAGACATTGCCCGACGACCTGGACCCCGCCGATCTCGATGCTACTCAACCCGACCGCCTGTTGCAGCAGGATGAACTGTACCGGGCGCTGGAGCAGGCCGTTCAACAGCTATCGCCCCAACGGCAGCGGGTTTTTCTGTTGAGCCGATTCGAAGGGAAGTCCTATAAAGAGATTGCCACTGAAATGAGCCTGTCGCCCAAAACCGTTGAAAATCACCTGCTGCGGGCCATCTCCGCCGTTCGGCAGTTTCTCCGGCACCAGAAGCTGATTAGCTGGGGACTACTTCTGCTGACGATTTTCTCCTAA
- a CDS encoding anti-FecI sigma factor, FecR (PFAM: FecR protein~KEGG: sml:Smlt1751 putative transmembrane FecR sensor protein), translating into MKPTKELLFTYFAGQATSVQQKVIGEWLADAGNRETYFQWLDEWERSFPQYVPDVSHYLDLFRQRLDTPVSEQMPLVRQLPAEPRTLWQRGSWLVAASVSLLLLAGGWFARETILYNTITTGAHQLRSVSLPDGSTVALNSNSSLRVPRLGYGWLSRDVVLMGDAVFDIRHLANNQPFVVQAANGLAVEVLGTEFSVRSRAARAEVVLKRGKVNLHYATANQPPRNLLMKPGDRVTLDEKGALQLQTRADTTRFAHWRYRLFSFNDTSLREVASQIQTVFGVTVQLSDPALARRTLTGTIRAGSSDELADALAELLNLRVSHRDQSIIFSTPSETQLNQ; encoded by the coding sequence ATGAAACCAACTAAAGAACTGTTATTTACCTACTTTGCCGGGCAGGCCACGTCTGTTCAGCAGAAAGTAATTGGTGAATGGCTGGCCGATGCCGGGAACCGGGAAACGTATTTCCAGTGGCTCGACGAATGGGAGCGCAGTTTCCCGCAATATGTCCCCGACGTATCCCATTATCTCGACCTGTTTCGCCAGCGACTCGACACCCCCGTTTCTGAACAAATGCCGTTGGTTCGTCAGCTACCGGCTGAGCCGCGTACGCTCTGGCAACGGGGGAGCTGGCTGGTGGCTGCTTCGGTTTCGCTGTTGCTGCTGGCCGGAGGCTGGTTCGCCAGAGAGACTATTCTGTATAACACCATCACGACGGGAGCGCACCAGCTCCGTTCGGTGAGTTTGCCCGACGGCTCAACGGTTGCCCTCAACAGCAACTCATCGCTGCGGGTGCCGCGTCTTGGCTACGGCTGGCTCTCCCGCGATGTCGTGCTAATGGGCGATGCCGTCTTCGACATCCGGCACCTGGCCAACAACCAACCCTTTGTGGTACAGGCCGCTAACGGGCTGGCCGTAGAAGTTCTCGGTACGGAGTTTTCCGTGCGAAGTCGGGCCGCCCGTGCTGAGGTGGTCCTGAAACGGGGTAAGGTCAACCTGCACTACGCTACCGCCAATCAGCCGCCCCGAAATCTCCTCATGAAGCCCGGCGACCGGGTTACGCTCGATGAAAAAGGGGCGTTGCAGTTGCAGACCCGGGCCGATACCACCCGGTTTGCCCACTGGCGATACCGTCTGTTTAGCTTCAACGACACATCGCTGCGGGAGGTGGCCTCTCAAATCCAGACCGTATTTGGCGTAACGGTGCAGCTTTCCGATCCCGCACTCGCCCGCCGAACCCTGACGGGTACCATCCGCGCCGGTTCGTCGGATGAGCTGGCCGACGCTCTGGCCGAACTGCTCAACCTACGGGTTAGCCACCGCGATCAGTCTATCATTTTCTCAACTCCTTCTGAAACCCAGCTCAATCAATGA